In Ochrobactrum vermis, the following proteins share a genomic window:
- a CDS encoding hydrolase has product MSSPANFNGQRPVIDPNDAVMLLIDHQSGLFQTVADMPMPVLRNHATALAKMATLTKMPVITTASVPQGPNGPLIPEIHENAPHAKYIARRGEINAWDNPDFVAAVKATGRKTLIIAGTITSVCMAFPAISAVQDGYKVFAVVDASGTYSKMAQEITLARVVQAGVVPMDTAAVASELQKTWHRDDAQEWANVYTKIFPPYQLLIESYMKAQEVEKNHEQLDSQRG; this is encoded by the coding sequence ATGAGCAGTCCAGCTAACTTTAATGGCCAGCGTCCGGTTATTGATCCCAACGATGCCGTCATGCTTCTGATCGACCATCAGAGCGGCCTGTTTCAGACCGTTGCAGACATGCCGATGCCTGTCTTGCGCAACCATGCGACAGCGCTTGCCAAGATGGCGACGCTGACCAAGATGCCGGTCATCACCACAGCATCCGTGCCGCAGGGCCCCAACGGTCCGCTGATCCCGGAAATTCATGAGAACGCCCCTCATGCCAAGTATATAGCGCGCCGCGGCGAGATCAACGCATGGGACAACCCGGATTTCGTTGCTGCCGTCAAGGCAACGGGCCGCAAGACCCTGATCATCGCAGGCACCATCACCAGCGTGTGCATGGCCTTCCCGGCAATCAGTGCCGTTCAGGATGGTTACAAGGTTTTCGCCGTGGTGGATGCATCCGGCACCTATTCCAAGATGGCCCAGGAAATCACACTGGCCCGTGTTGTTCAGGCCGGCGTCGTGCCGATGGATACGGCTGCAGTGGCTTCCGAACTCCAGAAGACATGGCATCGTGACGATGCACAGGAATGGGCTAACGTCTACACCAAGATTTTCCCTCCCTATCAGCTTCTCATCGAAAGCTACATGAAGGCGCAGGAAGTCGAAAAAAACCACGAACAGCTCGATTCACAACGCGGCTGA
- a CDS encoding LysR substrate-binding domain-containing protein — translation MEDLNDLYYFVQVVDHGGFAQAGRAIGLQKSKLSRRIALLEERLGVRLIQRSSRHFSVTDIGREYYRRCLAVLVEAEAATAFIAQHRDEPQGVVRLSCPTALISFQFGALFAKFLTAYPKVDLHLESTNRRVDVISERFDVSIRVRFPPLEQTDLLMRKLDDSSQYLVARPGFLKTPVTTPADLTGLPSLAWTSASHNYEWRLEKHNGERAVIPHRPRLLTDDMAALRDAALDGAGIVQLPTMMIWRDLAAGTLVPVLPEWRPASGIVHAVFPSRRGLLPSVRTLIDFLARECAAQRKAIDESIFWPGADETH, via the coding sequence ATGGAAGACCTGAACGATCTCTATTACTTTGTGCAGGTGGTGGATCACGGCGGCTTTGCGCAAGCGGGCCGCGCCATCGGCCTGCAAAAATCGAAACTCAGCCGCCGCATTGCGCTTCTGGAGGAACGGCTGGGCGTCCGATTGATCCAGCGCTCGTCGCGCCACTTTTCCGTCACCGATATAGGACGCGAATATTACCGCCGCTGTCTGGCAGTTCTGGTCGAAGCGGAAGCCGCCACTGCTTTCATCGCACAGCATCGCGACGAACCGCAGGGCGTGGTTCGGTTAAGTTGCCCGACTGCGCTGATTTCATTCCAGTTTGGAGCGTTATTTGCCAAATTTCTCACAGCCTATCCGAAGGTGGATCTGCATCTGGAAAGCACCAATCGCCGTGTCGATGTGATCAGCGAACGGTTCGACGTTTCCATCCGCGTGCGGTTTCCACCGCTGGAGCAAACCGATCTTCTGATGCGTAAACTGGATGACAGCTCGCAATATCTGGTCGCGCGGCCGGGGTTTCTTAAAACGCCGGTCACGACACCGGCTGATCTGACGGGGTTGCCAAGTCTTGCATGGACATCGGCCTCCCATAATTATGAATGGCGGCTTGAAAAGCATAATGGGGAGCGAGCCGTTATTCCGCATCGCCCCCGCCTTCTGACGGACGACATGGCGGCCTTGCGCGATGCAGCACTCGACGGTGCCGGGATCGTGCAGTTGCCGACGATGATGATCTGGCGAGACCTTGCAGCGGGCACACTGGTGCCCGTCCTGCCCGAATGGCGCCCTGCATCCGGCATCGTGCATGCAGTATTTCCATCGCGGCGCGGCCTGTTGCCTTCAGTGCGGACCCTGATCGACTTTCTGGCAAGGGAATGTGCGGCTCAACGCAAAGCTATCGATGAAAGTATTTTCTGGCCGGGAGCAGATGAAACCCACTGA
- the ycaC gene encoding isochorismate family cysteine hydrolase YcaC, which produces MTKPYVRLNKDNVAVLLVDHQTGLLSLVRDFDPDKFKNNVLALADLAKYFKLPTVLTTSFENGPNGPLVPELKEAFPDASYIARPGQINAWDNEDFVKAVKATGKKQLLIAGVVTEVCVAFPALSAIEAGFDVFVVTDASGTFNEVTRHSAWDRMSAAGAQLMSWFGVACELHRDWRNDIEGLGTLFANHIPDYRNLITSYNTMTSGK; this is translated from the coding sequence ATGACCAAGCCATATGTACGCCTCAACAAGGATAATGTTGCTGTTCTTCTCGTCGATCACCAGACCGGCCTGCTGTCGCTGGTACGGGATTTCGACCCGGACAAGTTCAAGAACAACGTGCTCGCCCTTGCCGATCTTGCCAAATATTTCAAGCTGCCGACTGTTCTGACCACCAGTTTTGAAAACGGTCCGAACGGCCCGTTGGTGCCGGAACTGAAGGAAGCGTTTCCCGATGCGTCTTACATTGCTCGTCCCGGCCAGATCAACGCCTGGGACAATGAAGATTTCGTCAAGGCGGTGAAGGCTACCGGCAAGAAGCAGTTGCTGATCGCCGGTGTCGTGACCGAAGTCTGCGTGGCTTTCCCGGCATTGTCCGCCATCGAGGCCGGTTTCGACGTCTTTGTCGTCACCGATGCGTCGGGTACCTTCAATGAAGTAACCCGCCATTCGGCATGGGATCGCATGAGCGCGGCCGGTGCGCAGTTGATGAGCTGGTTCGGCGTTGCCTGTGAACTGCATCGCGACTGGCGCAACGATATTGAAGGTCTGGGCACGCTGTTTGCAAACCACATTCCGGATTATCGTAACCTGATCACCAGCTACAACACGATGACATCCGGCAAGTAA
- a CDS encoding YceI family protein, with the protein MGGFRAGLSDMFAMIDLLIVLTALVTLFMRRPRPRFSSGQLSYLRDNEYRNPHYTALCPTATYKVIEAMSASGCLRKFAGIHASRLHLDKEIDMRVFALPLFAVLLSIPAAQAADYKLDPTHTKAVFYIDHFNTSTNSGGFYEIDGNISFDAETMDGKMDISIPVKTLNTGIAGFDKHVKSADILDAEKFPTIEFKSTKWNFSGNKLVSVDGNLTMKGKTQPIQLTATKFGCYQSPVFKAEVCGGDFEATIDRTQWGVDFLVKEGMAKMVKLEIQAEAIKQ; encoded by the coding sequence ATGGGAGGCTTTCGTGCCGGCTTAAGTGACATGTTCGCCATGATCGACCTTCTCATCGTTCTGACGGCGCTGGTGACACTTTTCATGCGCCGTCCGCGGCCCAGATTCAGTAGCGGGCAACTGTCCTATTTACGGGACAATGAGTACCGAAATCCGCACTACACAGCGTTGTGCCCCACAGCTACTTACAAAGTCATCGAAGCGATGAGTGCTTCTGGCTGCCTTCGCAAATTCGCTGGCATTCACGCTTCACGACTGCATCTCGATAAGGAAATAGACATGAGAGTATTTGCACTACCGCTGTTCGCCGTGTTGTTGTCCATCCCGGCTGCTCAGGCGGCAGATTACAAACTGGATCCAACGCATACAAAAGCTGTTTTCTATATTGATCATTTCAATACATCGACCAACAGCGGCGGTTTCTATGAAATTGACGGCAATATCTCATTCGACGCCGAAACGATGGATGGGAAAATGGATATTTCAATTCCTGTAAAGACGCTGAATACAGGCATTGCCGGATTCGACAAGCACGTGAAAAGCGCCGACATACTGGATGCGGAGAAATTTCCGACCATCGAGTTCAAGTCGACCAAGTGGAATTTCTCCGGAAACAAGCTGGTATCCGTGGACGGTAACCTGACCATGAAGGGAAAGACCCAGCCGATCCAGCTGACGGCCACCAAGTTCGGTTGTTACCAAAGCCCCGTCTTCAAAGCAGAAGTCTGTGGCGGCGATTTTGAAGCAACCATCGATCGCACCCAGTGGGGTGTGGACTTCCTCGTCAAGGAAGGTATGGCCAAGATGGTCAAGCTTGAAATTCAGGCTGAGGCAATCAAGCAGTAA
- a CDS encoding LrgB family protein, producing MKHPLELWVYLSASPLLWLTLTLCAWIVATHISVRLKRHPLANPVLISIVLLSSLLVIFDVPYARFFEGAQFIHFLLGPATVAIAVPLFRQWHQVRKALIPMGAALVVGSFFAVLSIVVMGKWANLSNEVLISFLPKSATAGVAMAISSTLGGTPSLTAVLVILTGIIGALVVTPFMNAMRITDYAARGFAVGLTSHGIGTARAFDVDETAGLFAGIAMALNAIATSLVVPLLVKLIF from the coding sequence ATGAAACATCCGCTTGAACTATGGGTTTATCTTTCAGCCTCGCCGTTGCTATGGCTGACACTCACCTTATGCGCCTGGATCGTGGCAACGCACATTTCAGTCCGGCTGAAGCGCCATCCGCTGGCCAATCCTGTTCTGATTTCCATCGTGCTGCTTTCCAGTCTGCTTGTGATTTTCGATGTTCCCTATGCAAGGTTTTTTGAGGGAGCCCAGTTTATCCACTTCCTGCTTGGTCCAGCCACCGTCGCCATCGCAGTGCCTCTATTCCGCCAATGGCATCAGGTGCGAAAAGCGCTCATTCCGATGGGGGCAGCGTTAGTCGTCGGCTCCTTCTTTGCAGTTCTTTCCATCGTCGTGATGGGCAAATGGGCCAATCTCTCCAATGAGGTGCTGATTTCTTTCCTGCCAAAATCGGCAACGGCAGGCGTGGCCATGGCGATCTCTTCGACACTTGGCGGTACACCGTCACTAACCGCAGTACTGGTCATACTGACTGGTATCATCGGAGCACTTGTCGTCACCCCTTTCATGAATGCGATGCGGATAACAGATTATGCCGCGCGGGGATTTGCAGTTGGACTGACGTCGCACGGCATCGGAACAGCGCGCGCTTTTGATGTCGATGAAACGGCAGGGCTTTTTGCCGGGATTGCCATGGCCCTGAACGCGATTGCGACGTCGCTTGTGGTTCCCCTGCTCGTGAAACTTATTTTTTGA
- a CDS encoding CidA/LrgA family protein codes for MIKGIALLLLFQLFGESIIFLSGFPIPGPVVGLVLLFVAMQLCKMFSWNIFAEAETAADGFLSNLGLLFVPAGVGVVAMWHQIQGQATAILAIVVVSAVLTLAVTVWTFVLVQRVMGRR; via the coding sequence ATGATCAAGGGTATAGCGCTTCTATTATTGTTCCAGCTATTTGGCGAAAGCATCATCTTCCTGAGCGGGTTCCCCATACCGGGGCCTGTTGTGGGGCTCGTGCTTCTGTTCGTCGCCATGCAACTGTGCAAGATGTTCAGCTGGAATATCTTTGCCGAAGCCGAAACGGCGGCGGATGGGTTTCTCAGCAATCTCGGTCTGCTCTTCGTGCCGGCCGGCGTCGGGGTCGTGGCCATGTGGCACCAAATCCAGGGACAAGCCACCGCAATTCTCGCAATTGTGGTTGTCTCCGCAGTCCTCACATTGGCGGTGACCGTTTGGACCTTCGTTCTCGTGCAGCGCGTCATGGGGCGGAGATGA
- a CDS encoding LLM class flavin-dependent oxidoreductase produces MELGVYSFGDVQKNTATGELGSTADATRNLLEAIQLADEVGLDYFGIGEHHTREMPASAATVILGAAASTTKNIKLGSAVTVLSTDDPVRIYQQFATVDALSNGRAEITAGRGSSTESFPLFGHDLNDYDELYAEKLDLLLKINESENVTWQGKFRPALNDALVVPRPDSGSLPVWLATGGNPHSSVRAGLLGLPVSYAIIGGQASRFAPLADLYRRAAAQAEIAPERVKVSVATPGFIGENAAEAKEFFWTHWHAVMEQLGRIRGFAPPPRSHYDREASGAGALFAGSPEEIAERIVELHRHIGHMRQFLQMDVGQMPHKAFLRSIELLGTKVKPLVDAELGSGK; encoded by the coding sequence ATGGAACTGGGCGTATATAGTTTCGGGGATGTGCAGAAGAATACCGCTACCGGCGAACTCGGCTCTACGGCAGATGCAACACGCAACTTGCTTGAAGCCATCCAGCTCGCCGATGAGGTCGGGCTCGATTATTTCGGTATTGGCGAGCATCACACACGTGAGATGCCGGCTTCGGCTGCGACGGTCATTCTGGGTGCGGCGGCGTCGACCACAAAGAACATAAAACTTGGTAGCGCGGTAACGGTGCTGAGCACCGATGATCCGGTACGCATCTACCAGCAGTTTGCCACGGTGGACGCGCTGTCCAACGGTCGCGCTGAAATTACAGCAGGTCGAGGTTCCTCAACCGAATCCTTTCCGCTTTTCGGGCATGATCTCAACGATTATGACGAGCTTTACGCAGAAAAGCTTGATCTGCTTTTGAAGATCAATGAAAGCGAGAACGTCACCTGGCAGGGTAAATTTCGCCCGGCATTGAACGACGCGCTTGTCGTACCGCGTCCAGATAGCGGTTCGCTGCCGGTCTGGCTCGCAACCGGGGGCAATCCGCATTCATCGGTTCGGGCGGGCCTGCTTGGTCTGCCGGTTTCCTACGCAATCATCGGTGGGCAGGCATCGCGTTTTGCACCGCTAGCCGATCTTTACCGGCGCGCCGCCGCCCAGGCGGAAATCGCACCGGAAAGAGTGAAGGTCTCGGTCGCAACACCGGGATTCATCGGCGAGAATGCTGCGGAAGCAAAGGAATTCTTCTGGACCCATTGGCATGCCGTCATGGAACAGCTCGGCAGAATCCGGGGCTTCGCACCGCCGCCGCGTTCGCATTATGACCGTGAGGCAAGCGGTGCAGGTGCGCTTTTCGCGGGTAGCCCGGAGGAAATAGCCGAACGTATCGTCGAGTTGCACCGGCACATCGGCCATATGCGGCAGTTCTTGCAGATGGATGTCGGACAAATGCCGCACAAGGCATTCCTGCGTTCGATAGAGCTGCTGGGCACAAAGGTAAAGCCGCTGGTCGATGCGGAACTGGGTTCTGGAAAATAA
- a CDS encoding NADPH-dependent F420 reductase: MPTSQVRTIGILGAGRVGTAIARRALAAGYAVRMATSKAPEDIALVLEIMVPGAQADTAENAIAAADIVVLALPLSKYRNLSPELLKGKIVIDAMNYWAPTDGTITEFENERSSSEVVQDFLPGARLVRSFNHMGYHEIDEEARLAGDPERRALAIAGNDADARREVAAFIDRIGFDPVDAGPLAFSRLFDTGTSLFGAMINRVDMERALQLQRAG; encoded by the coding sequence ATGCCAACATCTCAGGTCAGGACAATCGGCATATTGGGCGCGGGTCGTGTCGGCACCGCCATAGCTCGTCGCGCACTTGCGGCGGGCTATGCGGTGCGAATGGCAACCTCAAAAGCGCCGGAAGACATTGCACTTGTGCTGGAAATCATGGTGCCGGGCGCACAGGCTGATACGGCAGAAAATGCGATTGCAGCCGCTGATATTGTCGTTCTCGCATTGCCGCTTTCCAAGTATCGCAATCTTTCGCCGGAACTGCTGAAGGGCAAGATCGTTATCGACGCGATGAACTATTGGGCACCGACGGACGGAACGATCACCGAGTTTGAGAATGAGCGTTCCAGCAGTGAAGTCGTGCAGGATTTTCTGCCGGGTGCACGGCTGGTGCGGAGCTTCAACCATATGGGCTATCATGAAATAGATGAGGAAGCTCGTTTGGCAGGCGATCCGGAACGCCGTGCATTGGCCATTGCCGGAAACGATGCGGATGCGCGCCGGGAAGTGGCTGCCTTTATCGACCGGATCGGGTTCGATCCTGTCGATGCCGGCCCGCTGGCTTTCAGCCGTTTGTTCGATACCGGAACGTCGCTGTTCGGCGCGATGATCAATCGGGTGGATATGGAGCGCGCTCTTCAACTGCAACGCGCAGGATAG
- a CDS encoding GNAT family N-acetyltransferase, with product MVDMRMGKEDQDARNGRYVARIEGIEGETEITFTKRGANLISADHTGAPDSMKGTGSAAALVTFMIEDARQNGMKIIPLCPYVRAQYRRHPEWADVMTVPPGEDPAV from the coding sequence ATGGTCGATATGAGGATGGGTAAGGAAGACCAAGATGCCCGCAACGGGCGTTATGTGGCTCGTATCGAGGGAATTGAAGGTGAAACTGAAATCACCTTCACCAAGCGTGGTGCCAACCTGATCAGCGCCGACCATACTGGAGCGCCGGACAGTATGAAGGGGACGGGTTCGGCCGCAGCGCTTGTAACCTTCATGATTGAGGATGCGCGCCAGAATGGAATGAAAATTATACCGCTCTGCCCCTATGTGCGCGCGCAATATCGCAGGCATCCGGAATGGGCAGATGTGATGACCGTACCGCCGGGCGAAGACCCGGCGGTCTGA
- a CDS encoding nitric oxide reductase activation protein NorD, with translation MLDFLELEETVGRAWHRLIGKTGSWPHYPQHAVQLGDIRQKLAICFRGFGGDVAVQIAPARARTSGHRLGLRQRMALGEEKLSQPLRDEATLMLPPEIALFPDRTLNYDLYVWLAGYMAVMPTEMEELPHDPLRRNLIALAAASDTVAKTCRIFPGLQQRYARLCEAVLAVRPKRSLYGLEQQVEERILALLKQGAGLTDDSLATIFPHCAPAGYLPALPVPLWPELIRREETAPRDNDDQPVFNSKAEGVETGRQIANREKQDPRLADRSPFILNRFEKILAMAEMVSVDRPTDDSDEQNAKSADELDDLTLGERKGRPAARFRFDLDLPPEAVDRTALTAKLTYPEWDYRKGVYLQDHCSVLATPAQARDVRMELDDEAASLVRRVRRQFEILRPGRELMRAQLDGNDLDLDAVVRSRCDFAAGGQGSDHVHLMSRPRANDLAVTILVDVSLSTDAWIDNRRVLDVEKEALLVLANGIAACGDRCSIQTFTSRRRSWVRVETVKNFDETFGPAVEHRIAALKPGFYTRMGAAIRHATAKLAEQPNRKKLLLVLTDGKPNDVDHYEGRFALEDSRRAVSEARTTGVNVFAVTVDREASAYLPALFGRRNYALVAKLSKLPVALPAIYRMMTG, from the coding sequence ATGCTGGATTTTCTGGAACTGGAGGAAACCGTTGGCCGGGCCTGGCACCGCCTGATCGGCAAAACCGGATCGTGGCCACATTATCCCCAGCACGCTGTACAACTTGGCGATATTCGCCAGAAGCTGGCCATCTGCTTTCGTGGCTTTGGCGGTGATGTCGCCGTGCAGATTGCCCCTGCCCGCGCACGAACCTCCGGACACAGGCTGGGATTGAGGCAGCGAATGGCTTTGGGCGAAGAGAAACTCAGCCAACCGTTGCGGGACGAAGCGACATTGATGCTCCCGCCGGAGATTGCGCTCTTTCCCGATCGCACACTCAATTACGATCTCTATGTCTGGCTTGCAGGCTACATGGCGGTCATGCCGACCGAAATGGAGGAGCTTCCGCATGACCCTTTGCGCCGCAATCTTATAGCGCTTGCAGCGGCATCGGACACGGTTGCGAAGACCTGCCGGATATTTCCGGGCCTGCAGCAACGTTATGCGCGACTCTGCGAAGCGGTGCTGGCTGTACGTCCCAAACGTTCACTCTACGGTCTTGAACAACAAGTGGAGGAGCGCATTCTGGCGCTTTTGAAACAGGGTGCAGGACTGACGGACGATAGTCTCGCTACGATCTTTCCGCATTGCGCGCCCGCAGGCTATCTGCCCGCCCTGCCCGTTCCGCTTTGGCCGGAGCTGATAAGACGCGAGGAAACCGCGCCTCGCGACAACGACGATCAACCGGTGTTTAACAGCAAGGCGGAAGGTGTCGAAACCGGACGGCAGATCGCAAACCGTGAGAAGCAGGACCCGAGACTGGCCGACAGAAGCCCGTTTATTCTCAATCGCTTTGAGAAAATCCTTGCTATGGCAGAGATGGTCAGCGTCGACCGGCCAACTGATGATAGTGACGAGCAGAATGCAAAATCTGCCGATGAACTTGACGATCTGACATTGGGCGAGCGCAAAGGCAGGCCCGCAGCCCGTTTCCGTTTCGATCTCGATTTGCCGCCTGAAGCTGTCGACCGCACGGCTCTGACCGCCAAACTGACCTATCCCGAATGGGACTATCGCAAAGGTGTATATCTTCAGGATCATTGCAGTGTTCTGGCAACGCCAGCGCAAGCCCGAGACGTGCGAATGGAACTCGACGATGAAGCAGCGAGCCTTGTGCGCCGGGTGCGTCGCCAGTTCGAGATTCTGCGGCCGGGCCGCGAATTGATGCGGGCGCAACTGGATGGCAACGATCTTGATCTCGATGCCGTGGTCCGTTCAAGATGTGACTTTGCCGCCGGAGGTCAGGGTAGCGACCATGTGCACCTGATGAGCCGACCCAGGGCAAATGACCTTGCCGTCACCATTCTGGTCGATGTCTCGCTATCTACCGATGCATGGATCGACAATCGGCGCGTGCTGGATGTGGAAAAAGAGGCACTTCTGGTTCTGGCCAATGGCATCGCTGCCTGTGGCGACCGCTGCTCCATCCAGACCTTCACTTCACGCCGCCGTTCATGGGTGCGTGTCGAAACAGTGAAGAACTTCGATGAGACCTTTGGTCCTGCCGTTGAACACCGCATTGCGGCACTGAAACCCGGCTTCTACACGCGCATGGGAGCGGCCATCCGTCATGCAACGGCAAAGCTTGCGGAACAGCCCAACCGAAAGAAGCTTCTGCTGGTTCTGACGGACGGGAAACCGAACGATGTCGATCATTATGAGGGCCGGTTCGCACTTGAAGACAGTCGCAGGGCGGTCAGTGAAGCACGCACAACTGGCGTCAATGTCTTTGCCGTGACGGTCGACCGGGAGGCAAGCGCCTATCTCCCGGCGCTTTTCGGCCGGAGAAACTATGCTCTCGTCGCGAAGCTGTCGAAACTGCCTGTTGCTCTACCGGCAATCTATCGAATGATGACCGGTTGA
- a CDS encoding CbbQ/NirQ/NorQ/GpvN family protein, whose product MNPILINVENTNASIPLYSASGNECALFEMAWTRKLPLLLKGPTGCGKTRFVSHMAAKLGLPLSTVSCHDDLAAADLTGRYLLKGGDTVWVDGPLTRAVREGGICYLDEIVEARKDVAVVLHPLTDDRRLLPLERTGELLEAPDGFMLVVSYNPGYQNLLKSLKPSTRQRFVAIEFDFLPKEQEIAVVSEESGLAAPKVAPLVALAHRLRGLKGHDLEEGVSTRLLVYCATLIDAGMSQREAARAAMIEPLTDEPDVKAALIEVADAMLK is encoded by the coding sequence ATGAACCCCATTCTCATAAATGTAGAAAATACTAACGCCTCAATCCCTCTATACAGCGCATCCGGCAATGAATGCGCGCTCTTCGAAATGGCATGGACACGCAAGCTGCCACTGCTTCTCAAGGGACCGACCGGCTGCGGAAAGACGCGCTTTGTAAGCCATATGGCCGCAAAACTCGGCCTGCCACTCTCGACGGTTTCCTGCCACGACGATCTGGCGGCTGCCGATCTGACCGGGCGTTATCTGCTGAAAGGTGGTGACACCGTATGGGTCGACGGCCCACTGACCCGCGCCGTGCGCGAAGGCGGCATCTGCTATCTCGATGAGATCGTCGAAGCACGTAAGGACGTGGCCGTGGTCCTGCATCCGCTGACTGACGACCGCCGCCTTCTGCCGTTGGAACGCACCGGCGAACTGCTTGAAGCACCTGATGGTTTCATGCTCGTCGTGTCTTACAATCCGGGTTACCAGAACCTGCTCAAATCCCTGAAGCCAAGCACACGACAGCGCTTTGTTGCCATCGAGTTTGATTTCCTGCCCAAAGAACAGGAAATCGCAGTGGTGAGCGAAGAAAGCGGCCTCGCTGCCCCCAAGGTTGCGCCACTGGTGGCACTGGCTCACCGGCTGCGCGGACTGAAAGGCCATGATCTGGAAGAAGGCGTTTCAACACGTCTGCTGGTCTACTGCGCCACGCTGATCGATGCTGGCATGTCGCAGCGCGAAGCGGCCCGTGCCGCGATGATCGAGCCGCTGACCGATGAGCCGGATGTGAAAGCCGCCCTGATTGAAGTCGCCGATGCAATGTTGAAATAG
- a CDS encoding nitric-oxide reductase large subunit has product MKYESQKVAMLYFYGALVLFIAQVAFGVLAGTIYVLPNTLSELLPFNIVRMIHTNALVVWLLMGFMGSTYYLLPEETETELYSTKLAVIQFWMFFVAAGVAVVGYLFKIHEGREFLEQPFIIKVGILVVCLMFMFNITMTALKGRKTTVTNILLFGLWGLSLFFLFAFYNPINLALDKLYWWYVIHLWVEGVWELIMASILAFLMIKLNGIDREVVEKWLYVIVGLALFSGILGTGHHYYWIGAPGYWQWIGSLFSTLEVAPFFTMVIFTFVMTWKAGRKHPNRAALLWSIGCSVMAFFGAGVWGFLHTLSSVNYYTHGTQLTAAHGHLAFFGAYVMLNLAMMAYAIPELRGRAPYNQMLSMVSFWAMCTAMSVMTFALTFAGVVQTHLQRVLGESFMVVQDQLALFYWIRLGSGVVVVISAFMFIWAVLVPGKERRENANGLIQPAE; this is encoded by the coding sequence ATGAAATATGAAAGCCAAAAGGTCGCGATGCTCTATTTCTATGGAGCACTCGTGCTGTTCATCGCGCAGGTCGCATTCGGCGTTCTCGCCGGTACGATCTATGTCCTGCCCAATACGCTGTCAGAGCTCCTCCCCTTCAACATTGTCCGCATGATCCATACGAATGCGCTGGTCGTCTGGCTGCTGATGGGGTTCATGGGCTCGACCTACTATCTGCTGCCTGAAGAGACGGAGACCGAACTCTACAGTACCAAGCTTGCTGTCATTCAGTTCTGGATGTTTTTTGTTGCAGCAGGCGTTGCCGTGGTGGGTTATCTTTTCAAGATCCATGAAGGCCGAGAGTTTCTCGAACAGCCATTTATCATCAAGGTCGGCATTCTTGTCGTCTGCCTGATGTTCATGTTCAACATTACCATGACCGCCTTGAAGGGCCGCAAAACGACAGTCACCAACATTCTGCTGTTTGGCCTGTGGGGACTGTCCCTGTTCTTCCTGTTCGCCTTCTACAATCCAATCAATCTCGCACTCGACAAACTCTACTGGTGGTACGTCATCCATCTGTGGGTTGAAGGCGTGTGGGAACTCATCATGGCGTCGATCCTCGCCTTCCTGATGATCAAGCTCAACGGTATCGACCGCGAAGTCGTCGAAAAATGGCTTTATGTCATCGTGGGCCTGGCCCTGTTCTCCGGCATTCTCGGAACGGGTCACCACTATTACTGGATCGGCGCGCCCGGTTACTGGCAGTGGATCGGTTCGCTGTTCTCGACGCTGGAAGTCGCTCCGTTCTTCACCATGGTCATCTTTACCTTCGTGATGACATGGAAGGCCGGTCGCAAACATCCAAACCGTGCTGCCCTTCTCTGGTCCATCGGTTGTTCGGTGATGGCTTTCTTCGGTGCTGGCGTATGGGGCTTCCTGCACACGCTGTCGTCGGTCAACTATTATACCCACGGCACGCAGCTTACCGCCGCCCACGGCCACCTCGCCTTCTTCGGCGCCTATGTCATGCTTAATCTTGCCATGATGGCCTATGCGATCCCCGAACTGCGCGGACGGGCCCCTTATAATCAGATGCTCTCCATGGTGAGCTTCTGGGCGATGTGCACGGCAATGTCTGTCATGACCTTTGCACTCACTTTCGCAGGCGTGGTGCAGACCCATCTGCAACGTGTTCTGGGTGAGAGCTTTATGGTCGTGCAGGACCAGTTGGCGCTGTTCTACTGGATACGCCTCGGATCCGGCGTCGTCGTTGTAATCTCGGCCTTCATGTTCATCTGGGCCGTGCTGGTTCCAGGCAAGGAACGCCGTGAAAATGCAAACGGTTTGATACAGCCCGCCGAATGA